A stretch of DNA from Deltaproteobacteria bacterium:
ACAGGCGGGATGATTCCCCTGATGTCCACATGACCCTCTCTTTTCATGGCAATGGTCTCCTTCCAAACGAGTATCCAACGGATCATCCTTCCTCGATCACCGCAATGGCACGGCACGGCGCGCCTTCTGCCCCGCCGATCTTCAAGGGCAATCCGATGAAGAGGAAATCCTGGCGATCCAAACGATCCAGGTAGGCCAGATTCTCCACGATCGGTATACCGGCTCCCAAGACGATGTGGTGGGCCGGGCTGTCGACGCTGCCCAGGGGATCGATGGCCATCATATCCACCCCCAGGGATGCTATCCCCCTCTCTACCAGCCAGCCGGCGGCCTCGGGAGTGACATATGGATAGTCGGTAATGAATCCTTTTGTGCCGTACTTCTTGTGGGTGCCTGAGTCAAGGATCAGGATCAGGCCCGGTTTGATGCGGTCCTCGAATTCCTGCAGGTTCGCCTCGGTGATCCTGTTCAGATCTCGGTCCGACAGATCGACCAACACCGCCTCACCCACCAGTCTTGCCAGGGGTATACCATCCACGGACTGGCCGCCTGCGATGAAATGTTTAGGGGCATCGATATGGGTACCTACGTGGATGGGAAGCGTCACTTTGGAAGCATAGTGGCCGTCCTGTTCGTGAACGGCCAGCCATTCCAAAACGGGCCGTGACAACCCCGGGTAGACCATCATCGTCTGCTCGATGGTGTAAGAAAGGTCAATGATCCTTCTTGCCATCCTGTCCTCCTGCGAACTCGCTCGCCCTGCCCGTGGCGGGCCGGGCCGGTCTTCGGATACAACTCAGCCGTCTGCTTCCTCTCCGAATTCATCTTCGAGTTTCCGGCAGAGCCGCTCGTACTTGGCGAAAAACCTCAGGTAACGCTCATGGGCATGGGGATCCGGGCGGACGACTTCTCGGATGATCACCATGGGTTTGATATCCTCAAGGCGCTCCACCAGGCCGAGGGCCAGCATGGCCATGAATGCCGCCCCCCATGCCGTGTTCTGGGGAACCTCCGGTACCAGGAGTTCTCTCCCGTATACGTCCGCCGTAATCTGCAACCATGATCTGGAGTTCACGAATCCGCCCGATACACGTACCGAATCGATGCCGCCCACCACTTCCTCCACCGCCTTCAGTGCACTGAACCGGTTGTAGTCTACTCCCTCCATCAGAGCACGAAGGATGTGCTTGCTCGTATGGTGATAGGTCAAGCCGAAAAGCACCCCCCGGGCGTCTGGATTCCAAATGGGCGTTCTGGCTCCCACGATGAAAGGCAGGAAGATCATGCCGTCGCTGCCCAAGGGAACCGAACGCACATACTCGTCGAGGAGCTGGTGGAGGTTCATGCCCCGCCTCTCAGCCTCCTGCCGTTCTGCGGTTTCGAACTCTCGGATGAACCACTCGTAAATCAGCCCTGCAGCCGAAACCCCTCCCACGGCCCACCTGTTCGGCGCCGCCACGTAGCACCATGTTCTCGCCTTCTCATCGAGCCGAGGCTCCGGGACGAGCACCCGAACCGCCGCTCCTGTCCCGGCCATGCTGTCCGCTTCCCCTGGGCCGACTGCCCCGACGCCGATGCTCGATAAGGTCCCGTCGGCACCTCCGATGATGACTGGAACGGATTCCTTGAGCCGTAACATGCCTGCATACCTGGATCGTATACGAGGCAAGCGGGTCAGGGTGGAGGTCACTGTCGAAAGGTGGTCTGCCCGGAGCCCGGCGAGCTCGACGGCCTCCTCATCCCAATCCAACGTGTGAATGTTCAACATACCCGAGCCGGAGGCGACCGACCAGTCAACCAGATACTCGCCGAATACCTCACGGGCGATGTATTCCTTCACGGAGACGATCTTGTGGGCCTGGAGCAGGATGGAGGGGGCTTCGTCGCTGAGCCAGCGGGCCTTGCAGATCGGATACATGGGATGCAGGGGGCAACCCGTGCGGCGGTAGAGGCTTTGTGGATCGCATTCCTCTGCAATCCGCCGGGCCGCACCGCGGCTTCGGGTGTCGGTCCAGATGATGCATGGGGTGAGAGGACGGTTGTTCTGATCCACTGCCATAAAGCTGTGGAAATAACAGCTCAGCCCGATGCCCAGGAGCGCGTTCGGACCCGCCCGTTCGATGATCTCCCCAAGACACGCCAGGAAAGCGTTTAGAACAGCCTCTGGATCCTGTTCTTGCCAACCCGGCTTTGGGTTTAGGATGGAATAGGAGCGGGTGGACTCGGCCACCAGACGGCCAGTCGTTTCGTAAAGCACCGCACGGCATCGGCTCGTTCCGATATCAACCCCCACAACATGGCCTTTGTTCATCAAACCACGACCTCCTGCGGGCCCTCTCTCTGGAGGGTCACCGCTATTACCATGATAACCCATCGGCGACAGTCGCCGGAAGCTCCCTCTCTCTGTCCTCTTGATCTATGCTCTGAAAGCCTCATCCTTTTTCGATGCACCCAGATCTCGGGAAAGAAGAGAAGCCGTCTCCTTCACGGTGCCTATCAGCTCGGCTTCCTCATTGTGCCATCTCGATCTCGGAATAGATATGCTGATGGCAGCCCGAACCCGGCCTCGGAAGTCTGTCACCGGAGCCGCGACTCCCACAACACCCTCGTGCGCTTCCTCATTGCTTATGGCAAAACCGTCCCGGCGGATTCGCCCCAGTTCCACCCGCAAGGCATCCGGACTGGTAATCGTGTGTGGAGTGAACGGCACCAACGATTCCCGGGTGAGATAGGATTCCTGTTCATCCTCGGGCAGAGAGGCGAGCAGCGTCTTGCCCAACGCGGTGCAGTAGGCCGGTTCCGACAGGCCGACTATCTCTCGGATAAACACGTTGCTGCTTCCCACCTCGCGATGGAGGTAGAGCACCTTGTAGCCATATAGGATCCCCAGGTGTGCGTTGACCGAACAGGTGTTGGCCAACTTCTTGAGATACTTCTGTGCGACCGTGTGGAGATCGAGGCGCTGGAGGACGAGGTTGGCTCGCTCGAGAAACTTGAACCCGAGACTGTACTTCTTATCCTCGTCTCTCATGAGGTAGGCAGACGTCTGAAGCGTCCGTAAGATGGGATAGATGATCGATGCCTTTGTGCCGAGTCTCCTCGCTATTTCCGTGGCACTCAACCTCGGTGTATCGGCGGCGAATAGATCGAGAATACAGGCGGCCTTCTCAATCGACTTGTTCGTATAGTCCATCTCGCAACTCGGTATGTAGTAGATCTGTTTCAGAACAGTCCATCGGTATCCCTACGCAAACGATTCCCCATCGCAACTGCCGACGGACGCTTCTTTTCCCCGGTGCCGGGATTCATCCCGGCCCCGAAAGACCTACCCGGTCTGGCTCGTACTTCCCCCGAGCCCGTCATACTCCTAATCACCTCTGAGCCTGTATGCGGCCACGATGGTGATGATCAGCAGGCCTTCGGCAATCATCCTTCCCGCCTCAGGAACGCGGAACATGACCAACAGGGTAAACATAAACCGTACAATGAACGCTCCTGCTATAGTACCGGCAATGCTGCCCACCCCTTGGAAGAACTCTATGCCTCCCAACACGACTGCTGCAATCGACCCCATTGTATAGATGTCGGTAAACCTGAGGGTTGGTGTTCCCAGATATCCCAACAGCAGCAAGCCTGCGAACACCGCCGTCAGGCTGCAGATAACGTAGGACGCAACGGTCACCCTCTCGGCGTTGATGCCGGACAGCCATGCGGCCTGTGGATTGTTTCCCGTGGCATAGATCTTTCGCCCGAAGGTTGTCCTGTATAGAACAAAAATCGCCATGAAAGCCAGAATCAGCCAGATGACTCCCGTGAGGGGCATGAAGTTCGATATCATCTTCTTGCCGATATACTGCAATGTCGGATCGGCGCTTCCGCTCAGCGATCCTCCCGCAAATATGTAGACCCCTCCATAGAGTATCGAACTCGTTGCAAGGGTCATTATGATGGACGAGATCTTGAGCTTGGCTACGCCGAGGCCGTTCACCAGACCCACCACCGCACCTATGAGCAGGCAGAAGAGCACGATGGGGACCGTCATTGTCGGGTGTCTGGACATCAAGTTACCGCCGAGCACGATGACAAAGAACATCATGTTCCCGACAGATATATCGAGTCCCCCGCTCAGCATGACGATTCCCTGCCCCAGCGCCACTATGCCCAACAGGGAGGCCTCTCGGAAGATGGTCTGCAAACTACTCGAGCCCAGGGACCGCGGCATTATCAGTCCCGCAACCATGACGAAAAGAGCAAGGGCGAGATAGACCAGAACCGTCCTGTTACTCGCAAATTCTTTGAGCCTCTGCTTCGAGGTGAACCCGTCCATCACTCCTCCGTGTTCCACTCAGATCAAGGGACTGCACCGGGTATCAAGGCCATGGGCTGCCCCAGTGGACGACTCATGGTTGCACTCCGGGCCGAGCCGTCCACTCTTCCGGGCAGGCGATCGAACCGCCGGTGATCGTATCGCGGGACCTCCTCTCATGGAAAGGGGCGGGGAATCCCGATTGCCGGGAATCCCCTTCCCCGCCATGATCTGTCTTTACTGTTTCTTACCGCCGTACATCTCGTGCAGGACCTTCCTGGGCAGAGAGGTGCTCACCCAAATCGTGTCCGGGAGATCGGGCATGACGAACCTCTCCACCGTCTCGTCCGTGATCGTGGGCGGTGCATACCAGATGGTCCTCAAGACTGTTTCCCCCTGGAGCACATCCATCAGCGCCGCAAGACCTCTGGTGGCGATCCAAGATGGGAACGTGGGAGAAACACTTGAGAATCCTTCGGGTTTATGTTTGATCCAGAACTTGAAGAAACCGTTGTAGTCTTCACCGGTAATGGGTATGAGGGGAAGCCCCTTTTCCAAGAGCACCTCGGCTGCAGCCAGCGACATCTGACCGCCGCAGCTCCAGATTCCGTCTACGTTCGGATTTGCGGCAAGCAGACTCGCTGCGACTCTCCTCCCTTCATCATAGGCCCACTTACCGGCACCCATACCGACGATCTTTATTTCCGGATACTTATCGAAGACGGGCTTTGCTCCGCGGTCCCACCGGGCCACGTCCGCTCCTGCTCCTGGAACGCCTCGGAGGGAGAGGAGATTTCCTTTGGGCTTTCCGTACTTCTTGACGAGCTGCTCCACCAGCCATTCCGCTCCGACTCTGCCGAACTCGGTGCCGTCGGTCATCCGCAGGGCAGCGTACTTCTTGCCGTCATACTGGGTGAGCACCACGGCTACCGGAAACCCTTTGTCGTACAACCTATCCAGGGTAGGTATCAAGGCCGTTGGTGAGACCGTGGAAATGACCAGGCCGTCGATACCCTTGGCCATCAGGTCCTCGATGTCCGCGATCTGCTTCGAGACCTGGAACTGCGCTTCCGTGACATAGAGGCGGTCAATGAGATACCCATAGGAGTTTTTCGCGATATACTTGAAAGCGGCTACGGCTTGAATATCCCACGAAATACCCCCTCCATGAAACGCAAAGCCGATCTTGTAAGGGGGCTGCTTCTTGTACTCACCGAAGGTGGTGAATTCCGGCAGTACCTCACTTGCAACTGCCGCCCATGCAACCCCGACCACCAGTACAGCGACCACTGCCATCGATAAGATTCTTTTTCTTAGCATGATATCCCTCCTTATAACTGTGTTCTAGATAGCAGCCTTTGCTTCCGACGAATCTATCAATCGGGCTATCACCTCCTTCCTATTGCAGCATCGCTGCAGCCTTTTTCAGTTTTCGGGAACGGAGCTGAGAGAAAACAACGACACCGACCAGGATTACCCCCCTCAACACGTGCTGCCAGTAAATGTTTATGTCCATCAAGTTGAAGATATTACCCAGCATGGCCAGCAGAATCACACCGATCACTGTTCCTTCCATCCCGCCCCGTCCTCCGGTCAGAGTGGTCCCGCCGAGTACAGCCGCGGTTAT
This window harbors:
- a CDS encoding ABC transporter permease, translated to MDGFTSKQRLKEFASNRTVLVYLALALFVMVAGLIMPRSLGSSSLQTIFREASLLGIVALGQGIVMLSGGLDISVGNMMFFVIVLGGNLMSRHPTMTVPIVLFCLLIGAVVGLVNGLGVAKLKISSIIMTLATSSILYGGVYIFAGGSLSGSADPTLQYIGKKMISNFMPLTGVIWLILAFMAIFVLYRTTFGRKIYATGNNPQAAWLSGINAERVTVASYVICSLTAVFAGLLLLGYLGTPTLRFTDIYTMGSIAAVVLGGIEFFQGVGSIAGTIAGAFIVRFMFTLLVMFRVPEAGRMIAEGLLIITIVAAYRLRGD
- a CDS encoding substrate-binding domain-containing protein, with product MLRKRILSMAVVAVLVVGVAWAAVASEVLPEFTTFGEYKKQPPYKIGFAFHGGGISWDIQAVAAFKYIAKNSYGYLIDRLYVTEAQFQVSKQIADIEDLMAKGIDGLVISTVSPTALIPTLDRLYDKGFPVAVVLTQYDGKKYAALRMTDGTEFGRVGAEWLVEQLVKKYGKPKGNLLSLRGVPGAGADVARWDRGAKPVFDKYPEIKIVGMGAGKWAYDEGRRVAASLLAANPNVDGIWSCGGQMSLAAAEVLLEKGLPLIPITGEDYNGFFKFWIKHKPEGFSSVSPTFPSWIATRGLAALMDVLQGETVLRTIWYAPPTITDETVERFVMPDLPDTIWVSTSLPRKVLHEMYGGKKQ
- a CDS encoding cyclase family protein, which encodes MARRIIDLSYTIEQTMMVYPGLSRPVLEWLAVHEQDGHYASKVTLPIHVGTHIDAPKHFIAGGQSVDGIPLARLVGEAVLVDLSDRDLNRITEANLQEFEDRIKPGLILILDSGTHKKYGTKGFITDYPYVTPEAAGWLVERGIASLGVDMMAIDPLGSVDSPAHHIVLGAGIPIVENLAYLDRLDRQDFLFIGLPLKIGGAEGAPCRAIAVIEEG
- a CDS encoding IclR family transcriptional regulator, with protein sequence MDYTNKSIEKAACILDLFAADTPRLSATEIARRLGTKASIIYPILRTLQTSAYLMRDEDKKYSLGFKFLERANLVLQRLDLHTVAQKYLKKLANTCSVNAHLGILYGYKVLYLHREVGSSNVFIREIVGLSEPAYCTALGKTLLASLPEDEQESYLTRESLVPFTPHTITSPDALRVELGRIRRDGFAISNEEAHEGVVGVAAPVTDFRGRVRAAISISIPRSRWHNEEAELIGTVKETASLLSRDLGASKKDEAFRA
- a CDS encoding gluconokinase, encoding MNKGHVVGVDIGTSRCRAVLYETTGRLVAESTRSYSILNPKPGWQEQDPEAVLNAFLACLGEIIERAGPNALLGIGLSCYFHSFMAVDQNNRPLTPCIIWTDTRSRGAARRIAEECDPQSLYRRTGCPLHPMYPICKARWLSDEAPSILLQAHKIVSVKEYIAREVFGEYLVDWSVASGSGMLNIHTLDWDEEAVELAGLRADHLSTVTSTLTRLPRIRSRYAGMLRLKESVPVIIGGADGTLSSIGVGAVGPGEADSMAGTGAAVRVLVPEPRLDEKARTWCYVAAPNRWAVGGVSAAGLIYEWFIREFETAERQEAERRGMNLHQLLDEYVRSVPLGSDGMIFLPFIVGARTPIWNPDARGVLFGLTYHHTSKHILRALMEGVDYNRFSALKAVEEVVGGIDSVRVSGGFVNSRSWLQITADVYGRELLVPEVPQNTAWGAAFMAMLALGLVERLEDIKPMVIIREVVRPDPHAHERYLRFFAKYERLCRKLEDEFGEEADG